ACCCCCAATTCCAACCCGGACATGAACCGAATCATTAGTTCCTCTCTTCTTTTTGGCTTCCAGAACCCTGATGAGTTTCAGGCTAGTCCTACTCAAATTCAATGCTTCAACAGCTTTGGAAATTATATGAGCACTGATGGAAATCCAAGCTTTAATTTCAACGTGGAGTATCCTTTTAATGTGAATTCGGATGGTAACTTTACAATTTCAGGGGCTGCTGAAAATTACTTTGGTGAAATGCAGCCTTCTGAGTTCTCACACAACTTATCAGCCCTGGAGAAGCTGCATCAAATTTCAACCTTCCCCTTTCTACATCCTTATCATCAAAACCCTGTTGAGTTTCCAGAAAATCTTGCCAGCAATAGCTTAGGAAATTGTGTGGGGACTAACAGGGAGTTTATAGGTAGCCTTCAGGGCCTGTTAACTCTACAAGGACAAGATTCTCTCAAATACTTGGACCAGCCTGAAGATGTTACCACCCAGAACCTCCCTCAAAACCCCattaattttcaaacaaatcGGGTACCGGTCTATCCATGGAGCAGCAGCTACAATGCAGAAGCTTCAAGTTATGGGATTTTCAAGGAGGTTCCAAGCACAAAGGAGAATGAGAATGATTCCACAGGAGGCAACGATGAGTCAGGCCAAGGAGCAGCCATGGTGAAAAAAGCACTCCCTGGAAAAACTGGAAATGGAGTGAAATTCTTCAAAGACTGAACCAGACCTTTCCAGTTGTTTGCAAGCACTGAATGAACTGGGACCTATGAGTTTCTAAGCGTGATAAGGCTTATGGTTGACCAAAAACTGAAAATCACTGGGGACTTTGCTTTGATTATAAAGTTTTATTCTAAATCTAAGAATGAACTCGAAATAACAGACTTCATCTTAAGCAATAGCAGTGCATGTATGGCTGATACTTCAGCTCGTtatgcttattaaaattttaatcttcttATGTTTCCCTTTTTTCAGTCTTTCTTCTTAAAAATCGTATATATTTACTTAGCCATAAAACAATGTATACTCAGCACAACAGTATGAATTTATTCTGTATATCGAAGACATAATTGCAGTTGATTTCAAGCTCTCCGCATTCAACAAAAAGAAACCAAGTTCTTCCAACTGTACAATCAAGCCAATAAACGATGTTTGAGAATTTCCTGTAACTTTGATCATCTAAACATTTCACCTTGAGTTTTTTCACCTTCACCCTCACTTTTCCATGGCTACAAAACATGAGAGATATACACAACGATCTAACATAAACACTCACACGGACCATACCTCGTGAAGGAGTTCGTATCTTGCATTTATACCACCATAGCCTGCATGTTCATGGTTTCCATTCACTCCTCCATTGGTAACAATTGTTGGTGACAATGGAAATTTCTCAATTATTGATGAAAGTGGAGAATTCAATTCCTCCAGTTCCTCGTCACTGGTATACCCTTTCCTCTGTACCACTGATGCATTCCTAGACAGTGGCGACTTCCCTCCTGCCTCCACAACTTTTTCAGCCACATCTGATGAGGATGGAGGAGTATAGACAACGAGGGCAGCTGTATAAGGGAAACTTCTGGCCGGGTCCCCTGATAACCTCCGCTCAACAATAGTCTAACAAATGAAAGAACCATAAATCAAAAACCAGGCAACTTTTTTCTGCCTTTATACTGGTTAAAGGCAAGACTGAGTCCAGTGAAATATGAAACACAAATAGAATATGGAAGAcgagtttaataattttatcaggAGTTATTAAAAAGTCCAACAAACAAATGTGTAGAAGAGAGAAATGCCGAACTAGTCATACCTCAGCATTCAAGGCTTCCAATACAGCTCCTGGAACAGGATCTGGACAAAATTCATCTGGAGTGAAGTTGCAGAGAATGCGTTTAACCAACGGAAGATCTATTGATGGGCACAGCTAAagccatgaaaataaaatagtcaAAAAGAGTTAGAGAGGAACCAACAAAGACATCAGAGAACGAATCTACTAGTATGTCCATAATATGCAGACTTAATTAGAAATCAACCTCCTCTCTGATTGAACGGTCCATTAGCATGTCCTTTGGAAGCATTAGAAGATCACTCAGGgaattaagaaaaaggaaagatttAGATTCTCCGTCTCCATTTTTTCTGAAATCATCTTGACTGGAACATTGATCTTCATTTAAATTATCATCACTATCCATGCCAAACATTTCAGTCAGCCATCTACACCAATTACCAACCTGAAAAATAAGTGTCCCTCCTTAAGAACTTGCGTATAGTTTTTTCATGTAAAAGGTATTATGAACGGGAAAGGTATTGAAACCCCCAATTATCTTATTCATCTCTATATGGCAATCAGGGAGCAGATGGAAATCATTCCAACAGCTATTCTCGCTTCACAAGAAAGTTCAAGCAGTATCATGGATAGCACAAATTGAGGACTTCCTATAAAGAACATGAAAATTCATGCCATGCAGCATACAAGATCTTTTTCATTAGCaatatattattcaatataCATAAATGAACTATATATTTTCTCAGCTGCTAAGATCATTCCATAGGTAAAACATTCTCCATATGATCTTTGGTTCAAAATGAAACCGGTTAAATATCAACCTAAAATATCCAACATTTTCCGCATCATAAGTTTCCAGATAATGAAGCATATTCCATCACAACAACCACTCTTTTCAACCAATAGCAATATATCACAGGATCTCCACCAATAGGGTGATGTAAATTCCTCAGAGGCAATGTTCCATTAAAACATGAGAACCATGGAATAAGTTCATATAACAAGCACAGGACTTACTCAGATTCAGAACAATAGTTGCCCATTGTGATGAAGTACAGTGCAAGGACTAGCCACAACTGAATATACCACAGATATaaagtggaaaaaaaaaaacaaaagcagaAGTCCGCTGATATAATACGTACAGCATTTTTGAGTTGTGCACCAGATCCGAAGCTAAGATCTCCAGCGGGAATAGGCAGAACCCTTGAATCTACAATAGGATCAGATATAGGATCTGTTGGAATCTCATGGGCGGACTCCCTCAAAATAGCATTGAACATTGCTACATCTAGCCTTGCAACACACTGCTCCATAACCTAATAAAAAAGGGTATAACAATTAGTTCACcgggaaaataaaagaaagatgagAACAAAACAAAGACACAGTGTATTTACTGCTTAAAATTTACAGAACGAAAACATTTATAAGTACATACCAATCTTGCAATAACTGGCAAGCAACCACACTCATGACCACCTGCTCTTACAGGACAAAGTCGTTGAAAAGCATCTTGGAAAGCATTTATCCATAAGTTGATAGAGAAACTTCCTTGTTGTTGGTCTCCTAAGGCTGGCCCCAACAACTTTCCAATTGTTTTGCTGACAGGTGAACCCTCAAGAGGAGTTTGCATATATGGAGTAAGAGCCTGAAATAAGGACCAGGCATAAAATTCCTTCTCTTATTTGTAATTTAGAGACCCAAAACTGTAATGCGTCAATTAGGTGACATACATCTTTTAAATAACACTGTCCCCCTAATGTAAAAAAATTCGACAACTTCAACTATTTACCTGCCACCATACTGACTCAACTATTCGAGAGAATATCCAAGATTCCACTTTTTCTAGTGCATTAGTGAAGGTTCCAGTCTCTTGCCAATAATCAACAAGCGGCATAAAACTGTTTACTTGTTTACTACCACCACCACCTTTCCATTTTAGAGTTGACGGCTTTACTTCACTCCTTTTGTTACTGCCATTTAACTCAGGGAGCCGTGCAAGTGGGTTTGAGTTGCGTGAATTGCCAAATGCTTGAGAGATGATCTCCCTCAGCACTATGGTGTTTGATAACCAGAAGGTTAACCTTAAAATGCAAAAGAACATTATTCAGCTGTCAACAGTAAATGGGAACATTCTAAAGCACTCACGGAAATAATATCTGACTATAATATACATACCTTGAAACATCATTACCACAAGATTTTGCAGTCAAAATAAGCCCAGACACTGTGTTTTTAGCAATTGTGGCTCGCTTGTTTTGTTCCCAATGCTTGCAAGCATGTATATAGAGTCTAGAAAGACGTCGAGCAGGTGTATGCAGCTTATGTGCTGAGCTCCCATGCTCTGGAACAACAGAATAGAGAGAAATTTCCAGAGCAGCTACTTCTCTCAGCTCTGCTTTAAGTTTCTCAATTCTTGTCTCCATCTCATTAATCTTTTCATTTAAAGCTGCCTCATTTTCAACTTGAAATTTGTCTTCAGCATCAACAGGCTCATTGTCACTTGCAAAACTTTTATTGCCGTTTGGTGTCTCATCCAAGACATCAACTTCTTTTAACTCTTCAGCATGCCTGGCATTAGATCCTTCTGAAGACTCAGATGAAGATTTAGGAGAAACTTTCAAGGTTTCTTCTACATAACTTTTGGTAGCATTCTTATGGGGGACTCCATTAGATTTTGCAGATTTCTTTGGAGTATTATTCAATGCCTTTAAATGTGATTTATTAGTTTCAAGTTCAGATCCCATTCTGGAACCATGGGAAGAGCCATCTTTGAGGTTGTTATCGTGAACACCATTAGAAGCTCTCAGAACACCCTCTTCTCTCTCATCCTCAGCTGTCAAGGAATCTCCCAGAGATGATGCTGAATCTTTTATAGTCTCAGAGTCTGATTCTTCTTCCTTTTGCTGAGTTGTTTCTCCCTCTATATCACTGGAGCAATCGTCTAAAATTTCggccttttttaatttagtggCCATTTTATTACCATTTGGATTAGGAGATGTTTCTTCAGACTTGTTAACATCATCCACATAATGTACAATCACATTCTCATAAACTTCGATGGGCTCAGATGCCACATTGGAATCACTTACTTTAGAATTAGGGTCTGATCTAGCTTTTAAAGCTTTGGATTCAGCTTCTTTCGCCTTCAAAGTCTTGCCACCATTCTGTTGATTAGGTTTATTATTTCTCCTATCAGTTCTTCCTGGGTGCTTTGATTGGACATTAGCTGAATTTCTCCTCTTGTTCCCAGTGTCTTTCATATTTAATGTTGATTCACCTTTTAACTACGGTTATGGAAGAAACCACGATAAGAGAGAGAGACCTACCAAACCCATTGGTTGAATGTCAACATCAGATGAAAAATGGCACATAGCTGCACCCATTTAGAAGAAACCACCCCACTCGACAAGAAGGCAATCTTCTTTGGGCCCTTTCATCACTTCAGTGCTTCTGCACAAGAGAGAAGGTGGGATCATCAGTACGGAATTATCTATCACTTGATATTAGCCAAGTTCAGCTACACTTCACAAAGAACAAAAAACATATACAAGCTTTATTTAATCAAGGTAGTGGACACCAAAAACTCGATGCTCTGAGAGCATACAGAAAGCAGTGGATAATACTAAGACCATTAGAGCTTCAAGCTAAAAGCATAGGAAGTAAGTGCTGGGAGGAAAAGAAcgagcaaaagaaaagaaagaacaaataaCAAGGGCAGAAGCATGCAATTCATTCAACAATATGAGGTCTATATCTATAGGTTCTGTAAAATACAAACAACAGGTTACCATTCAAATGCCACAAGGATTTGGTTAAAAAAAACTCAGACCTGAATCGTAGACGCATTAAGCATCTTGTGAACCTTGAAAATATTGACAGGAACAAATATAGCAATAAAGAAACTTGTATGTCACTGGAATAACTCATCTCCTTAAAGTCACAACCAAGACAAAACAATGGCGTAGAAACCAACCAGTAAATTTGAGGCAACCGATAACTTCCAATTAAACAACAGGTAAAATTCTAAGCTAAAAAATTTGGCAACCTGAAACAACCGGAAATTTGTTTAAATCTTCTATTTAAAACCTTTAAGCCTATCTAGAATGTGATTTTTTGCAGCTAATATCAATGACAAAAACCTGCAGCTAGAAAATTAACAGTAAATTTCACCGCTGCAGAACTATTGGgttaaaataatgtataaataaCATTGGTCCATAATTCGTACACTAAAAAGGTGAAATCCCCTGCTCTGACTAAAAAATGCTTAGATCAGTGTTTCCAGACCCAATTGTGCATTTTCAAGTTCCTGTTTACTTTGATATGCATTTTCTATTCAAAGCTAATGTCGAATCATTTCCAGAACTCAGatcaaaggaaaaataaaggccAAGAGATGTATTTCCAGTATCAGAAACAAAGTTAAATGCTTTTCATCATGAAAATCACAATTGAAAATGACCCAAAAGTTCAGAAAAGATATTTCCTTGGGTATATATATAGCATtatcaactaaaaaaacataGCCTGCAGAAAGAATCACAAAAGGTCAGTTTGAAtacataaaacttttaaaacgtgtataaaatttatttagttttacaCCGTTTTTTTCCCATATATGCAGCGGAGAAACTAAGCTAACTTTACTTTTTTAGTCACGATCTCTCTTTTCTGACCCACGGCGGAGCTTTCAAGTTTTTTGCCCCCTACCAATCAGAAGCgtcaagttttattattgaaaacGACATAGTTTTCTCTCATTACAGATCTTAATCATAAACGAATATAGAACCCAAACCACATGAATGTCGATCGAAATTCAGCACCTcccacttttctttttatacttttcattcgtttgagaaagaagatgataatCACAGGAACTTAGCCACCACTTGGAAAAGGTTCAAGCATCTAAAGATGGACAaagaattcaaatatatacaaggAAGAACAAACCCGAAAGTGGAACTCAAAGAGAGCAAACTGAAAACCCACAGCAGATCAGAGATCAAAGAAGATAAAATCACTGGATGacgaaaaaatcaaaacagaGAAAGAGCAGATCGAAATGGAAGTATTCAAACCATTTCTCGATGCAAAGAAAAATGCAGTAATTTTATCTCAAGCTAGTAacagaaatatatatatggaagaacaagaagtaataataaaacaaaacagcaaacgtaaaagaaaaaagaaaaacgcCAACCAAAGAAAAGCTGTAatgcaaaaggaaaaaagaacaAAGCTGGTGTAGACATTTGTTTGTTTGAACATACCAAAGCTTTGTGTTGGAAGAAGGGTTAAAAAGTAAGGTCCAGAGAGAGTTCAGACAACGATAACCTTTGGGGATCCTAACCTTCTCTAAATgtatttctttttccctttggCTTCGAGTGTCGTGCAATGAAGTTTCTTTTTTTAGTGTCTCTGAGGGCAAAGGCTGAAGTGCGGGAAGCAGAGAGGGGCATTTAAAATGGAGTGAGGAGGGAGGGTCCGCTTTGTCTCAACTGTACG
The window above is part of the Gossypium raimondii isolate GPD5lz chromosome 9, ASM2569854v1, whole genome shotgun sequence genome. Proteins encoded here:
- the LOC105799519 gene encoding uncharacterized protein LOC105799519 codes for the protein MKDTGNKRRNSANVQSKHPGRTDRRNNKPNQQNGGKTLKAKEAESKALKARSDPNSKVSDSNVASEPIEVYENVIVHYVDDVNKSEETSPNPNGNKMATKLKKAEILDDCSSDIEGETTQQKEEESDSETIKDSASSLGDSLTAEDEREEGVLRASNGVHDNNLKDGSSHGSRMGSELETNKSHLKALNNTPKKSAKSNGVPHKNATKSYVEETLKVSPKSSSESSEGSNARHAEELKEVDVLDETPNGNKSFASDNEPVDAEDKFQVENEAALNEKINEMETRIEKLKAELREVAALEISLYSVVPEHGSSAHKLHTPARRLSRLYIHACKHWEQNKRATIAKNTVSGLILTAKSCGNDVSRLTFWLSNTIVLREIISQAFGNSRNSNPLARLPELNGSNKRSEVKPSTLKWKGGGGSKQVNSFMPLVDYWQETGTFTNALEKVESWIFSRIVESVWWQALTPYMQTPLEGSPVSKTIGKLLGPALGDQQQGSFSINLWINAFQDAFQRLCPVRAGGHECGCLPVIARLVMEQCVARLDVAMFNAILRESAHEIPTDPISDPIVDSRVLPIPAGDLSFGSGAQLKNAVGNWCRWLTEMFGMDSDDNLNEDQCSSQDDFRKNGDGESKSFLFLNSLSDLLMLPKDMLMDRSIREELCPSIDLPLVKRILCNFTPDEFCPDPVPGAVLEALNAETIVERRLSGDPARSFPYTAALVVYTPPSSSDVAEKVVEAGGKSPLSRNASVVQRKGYTSDEELEELNSPLSSIIEKFPLSPTIVTNGGVNGNHEHAGYGGINARYELLHEVWSV